TCCGGCGGGCATGGGACCTCACCTCCGCTCCTGGGGCCGCGCCGGTCCGCACCCGGGCCCCATCCCTCCAGGATGCCCTCGTACGGGCGCGGACGGCAGAGGCCCGACGCGACGGGTCCGGCGAGGTGGCCGAACTGATCGCGTCGGGCCTTCCGGGAGGTCAGAGCCGAGGGCACGCGAGACAGCCGCCCCGAGGCGCCGAGGAGCCCGGCCGGGCCCTGAGCGCGGCGCCGGGCAGCGGGCCAGGCCAGGCGTCCGTACCGGGCCCGCGAGCGCGGAATCAGGAAGGGCTTCCGGTGAGGAGCCGCTCCACCTCGGCCAGCTCCGCGTCGTCGAACGGCGCGGCGTCGAGAGCGCCCAGGTTCTGGTCGAGCTGCCGCACGCTGCTCGCGCCGACCAGGACGGACGTGACGCGCCGGTCGCGCAGGGTCCAGGCGAGGGCGAGCTGCGCCAGCGTCTGGCCGCGTCCCGCGGCGAACGCGTTCAGGGCGCGCAACCGCCCCAGCCGGTCGTCGGTGAGCACGTCCCGCTTGAGGAAGTGGCCGATGGCCATGCGGGAGTCGGCCGGGACGCCCTCCAGGTAGCGGTCCGTCAGCTGTCCCTGGGCGAGCGGTGAGTACGCGATCACTCCGGCACCGGCCTCGTCGGACGCGGCGATCAGCCCGTTCCGCTCGATGGTGCGGTCCAGCATGTTGTAGGCGTGCTGGTTGATCAGGAGCGGAGTGCCCAGCTCCCTGAGGGCGGCGGCCGCGCGGATCATCTGGTCGGGGCTGTAGTTGGAGAGGCCCACGTACAGCGCCTTGCCCTGCCGTACCGCCGTGTCGAGGGCGCCGACCGTCTCC
This genomic window from Streptomyces thermolilacinus SPC6 contains:
- a CDS encoding aldo/keto reductase; the encoded protein is MRYQRCGRSGVLLPQVSLGLWHNFGDTSPLETQRAVLRHAFDRGVTHFDLANNYGPPYGSAEANFGTLFAQDFRPYRDELFVATKAGYDMWPGPYGEWGSRKYLLASLDQSLTRMGLDYVDVFYSHRPDPDTPVEETVGALDTAVRQGKALYVGLSNYSPDQMIRAAAALRELGTPLLINQHAYNMLDRTIERNGLIAASDEAGAGVIAYSPLAQGQLTDRYLEGVPADSRMAIGHFLKRDVLTDDRLGRLRALNAFAAGRGQTLAQLALAWTLRDRRVTSVLVGASSVRQLDQNLGALDAAPFDDAELAEVERLLTGSPS